GCGTCACGTTCCGCCGGATGACGTTGAAGCGCTCGCTGCCGTCCTCCAGGAACACGCCGTGACCGATGTGGTCATAGAAGAAGTTGTTGTCGACCAGCGTGCTCTCGGTGCCGTGGATGGTGATGGCCCGGTTGTAGGAGCGGTGGACGCTGGAGTTCTTGAAATACTGGCCCGCGCCCGCGCTGCCCAGCATGTGCCAGTGGAACGGGTAGCGCCCCAGGCGCGCCTTCTGGCCCATGTTGTAGAGCTCGACGCCGCTGAAGTACGCGGTCGAGTTGTCCATGATCATCACGTGTCCGCCGAACCCGGAGGTCGCGGACGCCGCATCCCCCTGCACCAGGATGTTGTGTGTCAGCAGTCCCACCTGGGCGCGCAGGTCCGCCGTCCACGAGCGCGCGCCGTTGGAGTAGGTCTTCACCACGCCGGTGTGCGGCCAGGTGAGCGGGCTCGACAGCGTGAGCGTGGTGTTGCCCGGCTGGACGCTCGCGATGGTCCGCTGCTCGGCCTCGTTCCATTGCAGGCGGCTGGAGACGATGACGATCTTGTCACCCGCCTGCCAGTCCACGGCTTCCTTCAGGCTCACGGTGGCGCTGCCCGCGCTCACGTTCCCGTTGAGCTGCGTCCAGCTCACGCGCGGCCGGCCGTGAAGGTGGAGGGTGGCGTTGTCCATGGCGCCGATGAACTTGTTGCCCATCCCCATGACCTCGGGGTCGGCCGCCGTGGCGTTGAGGGTGAAGGTGGCCGAGCCCGGATAGGGCGTGAGCTCCTGCCCCACCTCGAGCCGGGAGCCGCTGCCCATCACCATCACGTACTTCGTGGTGACGTTCAGGTTCCGGTTCTGGGCGCCGAGCAGCTCGCCCCTCACGGTGACGGTCCTGGGCGTGGCCGTTCCCTGGAGGACGACGGCGCTGCCGACGCTCACGGTGGCGTCGTCGCTCGCGCCGGGCACCGCGCCGCCCCAGACGTACGGGTCCTGCCAGTCGTGGAGCATCTCCAGCCGGAGGTCATCCACCAGCCCGGTGTGGTCCCCGGGCGCCGTGTCCACGCCCATCACGCTCAGCGTGCTGGTGCCCGCGTCCAGGTAGAGGGCGGGCGAGAGGTACTCCAGGTACTGGATGCTGGTGAGGCGGAACTCGCCGAGCTGGGTGGCGCCGAGGGTGACGCGTACGTTCTTGGCCGGAGGCTGGGTCGGGTCGCCGGCGCGCAGGGCGGCCCGGAGGCGGACCCGGTAGTAGCCACCGCGCGGGACGGTGACGGGGGTGGACGCCGAGGTGGCGCCCTGGAGGAAGAGCACCTGGGCGCCCTCGGGTGCGTTCGGGTTTCCCGCCGTGAACGCACTGGCGTTGCGGGACAGGCCACTGCCCCCGGAGAAGGTCCACGGCCCGCCCGCCGGAGTGTAGGCGTACCCTGGCGAGGCGGGGAGGGCAGGGGACTCGAAGCCGCTGATGCCGAGGTCCCTGATACGCGTGGCCTGGAGCGCGTCCACCAGGGCGGTGTGGTCACCCACGGTGTTGGCTCCGCGCAGCTCGATGGAGTGGGGGCCGGAGGCCAGCGGCACCGCGACCGAGGTGAGGCGCTGGTAGGCCGTCCCGGCGGGGGTGAACGTCTGGATGACCGCGCCGTCGACTCGCAGCTCGATGCGCTGGGCGCTGGGGATGTTCGCGCGCTGCGCGGCGGAGAAGCTGAAGAGGTAGGAGCCCGCCGCGAAGTTGAGCGTCCGCGAAGCGGCGCCCACCCCTTGGAGGAAGAGCACCTGGGCGCCCTCTGGAGCGAGCTGGGTGTTACCGGTGAAGGGGGTGGTGTTCCTGGTCAGGCCCGCGCCGTTGACCATGTCCCAGCCAGAGCCCGCGGGCGCGTACGCATACCCGGGCGAAGCGGGGAGGGCCGGCGTCTCGAACGTCCCGTTGGGAACGGTGAAGGCCGTGGAGGATGCGGAGCTCAGGCTGGCGGCGACCGCGCCGTCAGGGAACGCCAGTACCACCAAGGAAAGCAGCAGAGTCCATTTATACAGTGAAGTCTTCATTGTCGGGTTTATGGCGCTCTCGACAGGGGGCCGTCAAATCGCGGGCCCGACCCTCTGCCATCTCCTCCCGTGAGGACAGCCTTGGCAGGCGTGTACCCAAAGGGGGCTGCACCGCCTCTGCTCCGACTGGGAGCACAGGTAACTACAAATGCAGTTCATCAATGCAATCATCGCTTGATCCGGCGCCGCTGTAGCGGCGTAACTCCCGGCCATCCAGCATGCTCTTTCGTTTGCGGCCCCAGCGATAAGGGGCCACCCGCTTCACCTGGCGCTCGTGCAGTCGCGCACGCAGGAAATCCTCGTCACCACCACGGCCATGAAGATGCCGCAGCAGCACCTGGGCTTGCCCACGGCAGGTGCGAGCCTGGCCCCAGCGAGAGCCCCCGGGGGGCTCGACCACTATCTCGGTGGGTGATGGCCTGTCACGCGCTCGAAATGCACTCCCAGGTTCCC
Above is a genomic segment from Pyxidicoccus trucidator containing:
- a CDS encoding G8 domain-containing protein, producing MVLAFPDGAVAASLSSASSTAFTVPNGTFETPALPASPGYAYAPAGSGWDMVNGAGLTRNTTPFTGNTQLAPEGAQVLFLQGVGAASRTLNFAAGSYLFSFSAAQRANIPSAQRIELRVDGAVIQTFTPAGTAYQRLTSVAVPLASGPHSIELRGANTVGDHTALVDALQATRIRDLGISGFESPALPASPGYAYTPAGGPWTFSGGSGLSRNASAFTAGNPNAPEGAQVLFLQGATSASTPVTVPRGGYYRVRLRAALRAGDPTQPPAKNVRVTLGATQLGEFRLTSIQYLEYLSPALYLDAGTSTLSVMGVDTAPGDHTGLVDDLRLEMLHDWQDPYVWGGAVPGASDDATVSVGSAVVLQGTATPRTVTVRGELLGAQNRNLNVTTKYVMVMGSGSRLEVGQELTPYPGSATFTLNATAADPEVMGMGNKFIGAMDNATLHLHGRPRVSWTQLNGNVSAGSATVSLKEAVDWQAGDKIVIVSSRLQWNEAEQRTIASVQPGNTTLTLSSPLTWPHTGVVKTYSNGARSWTADLRAQVGLLTHNILVQGDAASATSGFGGHVMIMDNSTAYFSGVELYNMGQKARLGRYPFHWHMLGSAGAGQYFKNSSVHRSYNRAITIHGTESTLVDNNFFYDHIGHGVFLEDGSERFNVIRRNVTLLTKRPAPGEQVTPSDNELDQVQNRTPASYWITNPQNTFEDNVAAGTQGTGFWFAFPERPMGQSATDPRFSSMRPRTLPMIAFRGNSAHSSMTGIDIFDGLDANHSIQPNLGWSDTAPHLIENSTWYANDMAIYTGIGAGGPSDNLFFRNNVLVENTVGTMLASYSVVDQSVFVANSGENLNGGPLHAYRVYDGAGQVRDSHFIGWDAANANFLINTGAAIKHTNHFFSGNTMSPAAPPRTVLEDFDLRPAPGTHANHAGHPRYWSIALRDLTGGITGKANTTLVSSQPFMRVGDEYRPPNWVNAYRSDHRFVLSRLSYNVPFEQTPNLTCTREKAGTPTVPFFYIENSGYHEWHQLPFIVNEGFEYTYTYESLPAVKVVTMNMEDASVGDNYVARFKDFGRLGGLALSSSQGALTSHASLANLRGAGTSGYYVQPGGDLYIKAVATGKNQSFTLSWSTNFAVPPLDTDGDQVTDSVEIAANRHPFDAADLGAEFNAPGGFEGWTTFGNIAGQAVANGVLTGTSSNNGDAVVVNSDYNFSASRVPRIHVRMRASQNTGVQLFFATSTQPGFSATRVASAVYSGNGAYQTVTFELAGLPDWNGTITDLRLDPVSGLGIQFDIDWIRGPGL